Proteins co-encoded in one Cyprinus carpio isolate SPL01 chromosome B5, ASM1834038v1, whole genome shotgun sequence genomic window:
- the LOC109060243 gene encoding trichohyalin-like, with amino-acid sequence MAARVEATTREMGQSLINPDKPSVSASALPGDTGKPALGPKPHLMPKPFALQRNATVHPIRAPKNNFSRELHRAASSEALLDIKKPGAGGPNLSESQKSGSNGTVNGSNQIAAPKPVPLGPKPDLLAKPKPEPTKSPGSNNQTGPNSKPAVNAEDLKDVQPRSRAKSLGSQDQKILNQKDRGEAAKTEADVKVPSRCWPPRNRLSVELTSKFESASRPEKEMRRDAETSKTEKEWPPHSPSESKPSKLPVDKGEMGDEDVSGGSIKRRISLLFDRSTAAQHRDTFNKRDNPAAEISVDIKQRIQNLSLDVPRTRLPSTGGPKSPPSEKTLSTSDETPSERSSEKPAATEKVPVSTAEIKNSAASVDSVEEEEDHEDEEEDYVPVPVYQRVGMSLDVETKRREEEEKQRKDEQLEKERQQRERERLLEEERKAREIERQKEEERKRAEEERKQEEEKQRQMEERRKQEEERKRRIEEARKEEERRRQAERERERQIEEEKRRIEEEKERLREEERVKKEREMEEERRRIQELERQRAEERLRQERENVERLKKEREMEERKRMEEERQREEERLRREQEKERLKKEKEMEEERRRIQELERQKEEERLRQEREKEERLKKQREMEERKQMEEERLKEEEILRQEREMERIRKEKEMEEERQRIQEIERQKEEERLRKERELERIRKEKEMEEERQRIQRQKEEERLRQEREIERLRKEREIEERKRMEEERQREEERLRQERERERLKKEKEMEEERRRIQELERQKEEERLRKERELERIRKEKEMEEERRRIQELERQKEEERLRKEQELESLKKEKEIEEERRRTQEIERQIEAERLRKEQELERIRKEKEMEEERRRTQAIERQKEEQKRRQEREHEMAMETCEAAERSGEKVSTSYDLISFDAEEPAASQTLVSTVQLADVSPRLAQVTYDDFSVKPRRWGTRARRSSTPSPTRETPAAPDHSLQPESKSSHPGPQEPSGDQVSVHDLIGFEPEASSPHNSTESRMHTYLFEVETESKPGDLLEPETDEGQLKDDEPEEDTENLIWETDEQTENNDTVDDPATQIRINQALQRLTQARRRNTSTDSDTADVQVQEELEPLPVLESAAPLLDSSVFRSKVDLGKKRSIKRTRPSRAVRQKAALPALTEGTQPDWRFCDSTDAKDQCSNGADSESEEEPSRDVTSSPAPSQSKRVPVFPGMDPSALMAQLKRRSAAIETESPTEAQTPPSVPSRSPRTPTMALGPRVLPPVDAKDSGSRSSPSWLLELKSKKRMSQPESEA; translated from the exons ATGGCTGCAAGGGTGGAGGCAACCACAAGGGAAATGGGCCAATCGCTCATCAACCCAGACAAACCTTCAGTTTCCGCCTCTGCACTCCCTGGAGACACTGGGAAGCCAGCGTTGGGCCCAAAACCCCACCTCATGCCTAAACCATTTGCCTTGCAAAGGAACGCCACCGTCCACCCAATCCGGGCCCCAAAAAACAACTTTAGCAGAGAGCTCCATCGAGCTGCCTCTTCTGAAGCACTTTTGGATATCAAAAAACCTGGTGCTGGTGGTCCAAATCTATCAGAATCCCAAAAATCAGGTTCAAATGGCACCGTAAATGGGTCTAATCAAATTGCAGCTCCTAAACCTGTCCCACTCGGCCCAAAACCTGACTTATTGGCTAAGCCTAAACCAGAACCCACTAAGAGTCCTGGTTCTAATAACCAAACTGGTCCAAACTCAAAGCCTGCTGTGAACGCTGAAGATTTGAAGGACGTTCAGCCCAGGAGCAGAGCAAAATCTTTGGGTTCTCAGGATCAAAAGATTCTCAATCAGAAGGACCGAGGAGAAGCAGCCAAGACTGAAGCAGACGTCAAAGTGCCATCACGATGCTGGCCACCTCGAAATCGTCTCTCCGTTGAGCTGACCTCCAAGTTCGAGTCAGCGTCTCGACCCGAGAAGGAGATGAGGAGAGACGCTGAAACCAGCAAGACGGAGAAAGAGTGGCCGCCACATTCTCCTTCTGAGTCCAAGCCTTCGAAGCTTCCAGTGGATAAAGGAGAGATGGGAGACGAGGACGTCAGCGGAGGCAGCATTAAGAGAAGGATCAGCCTTCTCTTCGATCGATCTACAGCAGCTCAGCACAGGGACACTTTCAACAAAAGAGACAATCCAGCTGCTGAAATATCTGTTGATATTAAACAGAGAATCCAGAATCTGAGCTTGGACGTGCCCAGGACACGCTTGCCATCCACTGGTGGTCCTAAAAG TCCACCATCCGAGAAGACACTAAGCACCTCAGATGAGACTCCAAGTGAGAGATCATCTGAAAAACCTGCAGCGACAGAGAAGGTGCCTGTAAGTACAGCAGAAATCAAGAACTCTGCTGCTAGTGTGGACAGTGTAGAAGAAGAGGAAGACCAcgaagatgaagaggaggactATGTCCCTGTTCCCGTTTACCAAAGGGTTGGGATGAGCCTCGATGTGGAGACAAAGAGaagggaagaagaagaaaaacagagaaaagatGAGCAGttagagaaagaaagacaacagCGGGAAAGGGAAAGACTtttggaggaggagaggaaggcaagagaaatagagagacagaaagaggaggAACGGAAACgagcagaagaagagagaaaacagGAAGAGGAAAAGCAAAGACAGATGGAAGAAAGGAGAAAGCAAGAAGAAGAACGAAAGAGAAGAATTGAAGAAGCAAgaaaagaggaggagaggaggaggcaagccgaaagagagagagagagacagattgaagaggagaagagaaggattgaagaagaaaaagagagactgagagaagaagaaagagtcaagaaagagagagaaatggaagaagagaggagaagaaTTCAGGAGTTGGAGAGACAGAGAGCGGAGGAAAGATTGAGACAAGAACGAGAAAATGTAGAGAggttaaagaaagagagagaaatggaggaaAGAAAACGAATGgaagaggagagacagagagaagaagaaagactgaGACGGGAACAAGAAAAGGAGagactaaagaaagaaaaagagatggaagaagagaggagaagaaTTCAGGAGttggagagacagaaagaagagGAAAGATTGAGACAAGAACGAGAAAAAGAAGAGAGGTTAAAGAAACAGCGAgaaatggaagaaagaaaacaaatggaaGAAGAGAGACTGAAAGAAGAGGAAATATTGAGACAAGAACGAGAAATGGAGAGAATacggaaagaaaaagaaatggaagAAGAGAGACAAAGAATTCAAGAGATtgaaagacagaaagaggagGAAAGATTAAGAAAAGAACGAGAATTAGAGAGAatcaggaaagaaaaagaaatggaagAAGAGAGACAAAGAATTCAAAGACAGAAAGAGGAGGAAAGATTGAGACAAGAACGAGAAATAGAGAGACTGCgtaaagagagagaaattgaaGAAAGAAAACGAATGgaagaggagagacagagagaagaagaaagactgagacaggaaagagaaagagagagactaaagaaagaaaaagagatggaagaagagaggagaagaaTTCAGGAAttggagagacagaaagaagagGAAAGACTGAGAAAAGAACGAGAATTAGAGAGAataaggaaagagaaagagatggaaGAAGAAAGGAGAAGAATTCAGGAATTGGAGAGACAAAAAGAGGAGGAAAGActgagaaaagaacaagaattagagagtttaaagaaagaaaaagagatagaagaagagagaagaagaacTCAAGAGATTGAAAGACAAATAGAGGCGGAAAGATTGAGAAAAGAACAAGAACTAGAGAGaataaggaaagaaaaagagatggaagaagagaggagaagaaCTCAAGCGAttgaaagacagaaagaagaacaaaaacGGAGACAGGAACGAGAACATGAGATGGCGATGGAAACGTGTGAAGCAGCTGAGAGATCAGGAGAGAAAGTTTCCACGAGTTATGATTTAATATCGTTTGACGCGGAGGAGCCGGCGGCGTCACAGACTCTGGTCTCCACCGTCCAGCTCGCGGACGTCTCGCCTCGGCTCGCACAAGTGACTTACGATGACTTTTCAGTGAAACCCCGAAGATGGGGAACTAGGGCGAGACGTTCCTCGACTCCGTCTCCAACCAGAGAAACTCCTGCTGCTCCTGACCACAGTCTACAGCCAGAATCAAAGTCCAGTCATCCTGGACCCCAAGAACCAAGCGGAGATCAGGTGTCTGTGCATGATCTGATCGGATTTGAACCTGAAGCTTCCAGTCCACACAACTCTACAGAAAGCAGAATGCACACATATTTATTTGAGGTGGAAACTGAGTCCAAACCAGGGGATCTGCTGGAGCCAGAAACTGATGAG GGTCAGTTGAAGGACGATGAACCCGAGGAGGACACAGAGAATCTCATCTGGGAAACTGACGAACAAACTGAAAACAATGACACTGTTGATGA TCCCGCTACACAGATCAGAATCAATCAAGCTTTGCAGAGACTGACTCAGGCCAGACGACGAAATACATCTACTGATTCAGATACAGCAGACGTTCAGGTTCAGGAGGAGCTCGAACCGCTACCGGTTCTTGAG TCTGCAGCTCCTCTGTTGGACTCCAGCGTTTTCCGTTCGAAGGTTGATCTGGGAAAGAAACGGAGCATAAAGCGCACCAGACCGTCACGTGCCGTCCGACAGAAAGCCGCCCTGCCCGCTCTGACAGAGGGAACGCAACCCGACTGGAGGTTCTGCGACTCCACAG ATGCGAAAGATCAGTGTTCCAATGGAGCGGACTCTGAATCAGAAGAGGAACCATCCCGGGACGTCACGTCCTCTCCAGCCCCAAGCCAGTCCAAGAGAGTCCCTGTGTTTCCTGGGATGGACCCTTCTGCCCTCATG GCCCAGCTAAAGCGGAGAAGTGCAGCGATAGAAACAGAAAGTCCAACAGAAGCACAGACGCCTCCATCTGTCCCCTCACGCTCACCCCGCACACCCACCATGGCCCTCGGCCCCAGAGTGCTGCCCCCTGTTGACGCCAAGGACAGTGG GTCCCGCTCTTCACCCTCCTGGCTGCTTGAGCTCAAATCCAAGAAGCGAATGAGTCAACCTGAGAGTGAAGCGTGA
- the LOC109094824 gene encoding beta-crystallin B3-like yields the protein MSDQQGVPDQQVAGKSQGGAGAVYKASLFEFENFRGKKVELSAECKDLIEKNLEKVGSIIVESCPWVAFKQKGFLGEQFVLEKGEYPRWSTWTNSQSSSCLLSIRPLRVDSADHKLHLFENASFAGRKMEIVDDDIPSLWVHGFQDRVASAKAVNGTWVGYMYPGYRGRQFVFEHGEYKHWNDWGATEPQLQSIRRVRDMQWHKRGCFTVPDPAPKPNPNPNPNPAPAPAPAPAAPSATAASS from the exons ATGTCGGATCAGCAGGGAGTCCCAGATCAGCAAGTCGCTGGGAAGAGCCAAGGAGGAGCAGGAGCGGTTTACAAG GCCTCACTGTTTGAATTCGAGAACTTCCGAGGAAAAAAGGTCGAGCTGTCAGCAGAATGCAAGGACTTGATTGAGAAGAACTTGGAAAAAGTTGGATCAATCATAGTTGAGTCTTGCCC GTGGGTCGCCTTTAAGCAGAAGGGCTTTCTGGGAGAGCAGTTTGTTTTGGAGAAGGGAGAATATCCTCGCTGGTCCACCTGGACCAACAGCCAGAGCAGCTCCTGCCTCCTGTCCATTAGACCTCTGAGAGTG GACAGCGCCGACCACAAACTTCATCTGTTTGAGAACGCCAGCTTTGCCGGGAGAAAGATGGAAATCGTGGATGATGACATTCCCAGCTTGTGGGTTCACGGCTTCCAGGATCGTGTGGCCAGTGCCAAAGCTGTCAACGGAAC TTGGGTGGGCTACATGTACCCAGGCTACCGCGGGCGTCAGTTCGTGTTTGAACATGGCGAATACAAACACTGGAACGACTGGGGAGCCACAGAACCACAGCTACAGTCCATCCGGCGTGTGCGTGACATGCAGTGGCACAAACGGGGCTGCTTCACCGTCCCCGACCCAGCTCCCAAACCCAATCCCAACCCAAACCCCAATCCAGCCCCTGCTCCCGCTCCCGCTCCCGCCGCCCCATCCGCCACGGCTGCCAGCAGCTGA